A single window of Rhizobium sp. CCGE531 DNA harbors:
- a CDS encoding polysaccharide deacetylase family protein, with the protein MGGLDNRRNAVFRWLLAGIFFAACAIGAQAADKTIYLTFDDGPLPGTKNILAVLSEENVPAAMFMVGLHVETISSGRDLLAEAKAMPLVTIGNHSYSHANNRYRKYYSDTQAVVADMRHANEVLGLTPIVHARLPGRDVFRLPTVAREDLSINVAQWEREWLDYELVAESGFYLYGWDFEWVHSDDGKPVQSVDHLVSEIDHLFQYGRFTQRGKMILLMHDEMFQDQFNGQDNLKTLIHSLRERGYAFGDIRTYAPSNP; encoded by the coding sequence TTGGGCGGATTGGACAATCGACGGAATGCCGTGTTCAGATGGCTGCTTGCCGGCATCTTCTTCGCTGCATGCGCCATCGGCGCCCAGGCGGCCGACAAGACGATTTATCTCACATTCGACGACGGCCCCTTGCCGGGAACCAAGAACATTCTCGCCGTGCTGAGCGAGGAAAATGTTCCTGCCGCCATGTTCATGGTCGGCCTGCATGTCGAAACCATTTCGTCCGGGCGCGATCTGCTTGCCGAAGCCAAGGCCATGCCGCTTGTTACCATCGGTAACCACAGCTATAGCCACGCCAACAATCGTTACAGGAAATATTACTCCGATACCCAGGCCGTGGTTGCGGACATGCGCCATGCCAACGAAGTGCTCGGCCTGACGCCGATCGTGCATGCGCGGCTGCCGGGCAGGGACGTCTTTCGGCTTCCCACGGTCGCGAGAGAGGATCTGTCCATCAATGTCGCGCAATGGGAGCGCGAATGGTTGGATTACGAGCTGGTCGCCGAATCGGGTTTCTACCTCTATGGCTGGGATTTCGAATGGGTGCACAGCGACGACGGTAAGCCGGTCCAATCGGTGGACCATCTGGTCAGCGAGATCGATCACCTCTTCCAATACGGCCGCTTCACGCAGCGGGGAAAGATGATCCTGCTTATGCACGACGAAATGTTCCAGGATCAGTTCAACGGGCAGGATAATCTGAAAACATTGATCCATTCGCTTCGCGAACGCGGCTATGCCTTCGGCGATATCAGAACCTACGCGCCATCAAATCCCTGA
- a CDS encoding TetR-like C-terminal domain-containing protein, giving the protein MARKTLEKREDLKLRLIEAARNRIMADGLSNLRARDVTQDAGCALGGLYTVFADLDDLVIHVNSATLKALEASLTLAEVRDHTPTDRLRNLARGYLRFAVAHRNLWKALFDHRPPDYRASPEWHLQEHMFLMGVIAEPLAELQPTMSETARAIRARTLFGAVHGVVSISLEGRFVGLPVESLEQELDDFILTVATGAAARQT; this is encoded by the coding sequence ATGGCGAGAAAAACCCTGGAAAAGCGCGAGGATCTGAAGCTGCGGCTGATCGAGGCGGCACGAAATCGCATAATGGCCGATGGCCTTTCCAACCTGAGGGCGCGCGACGTCACGCAGGATGCCGGCTGCGCCCTCGGAGGCCTCTATACGGTCTTTGCCGACCTCGACGATCTCGTCATTCACGTCAATTCGGCGACGCTGAAGGCGCTCGAAGCCTCGCTGACGCTGGCGGAGGTTAGGGATCACACGCCGACGGACCGGCTGCGGAACCTGGCGCGCGGCTATTTGCGGTTCGCGGTCGCGCACCGCAATCTATGGAAGGCACTCTTCGATCACCGGCCACCGGACTATCGCGCGAGCCCCGAATGGCATCTGCAAGAGCATATGTTCCTGATGGGCGTCATTGCCGAGCCGTTGGCAGAACTGCAGCCGACCATGTCGGAGACGGCGCGCGCCATCCGCGCGCGCACCCTGTTCGGCGCCGTCCACGGCGTCGTCAGCATCAGCCTCGAAGGCCGTTTCGTCGGCTTGCCGGTCGAAAGCCTGGAGCAGGAGCTCGACGATTTCATCCTGACGGTTGCGACGGGAGCTGCGGCGAGACAGACCTAA
- a CDS encoding PspA/IM30 family protein, which yields MFNSILTLIRGRAYGGEQAFIDRNAVPLLAQQIRDAAGAIQSARRAVAIAIAQNEQEKSQHAAIVGRIADLETRAVAALQKGSDELARQAAEAIAQLEAERDASEKAQAQFTQTIGKLKAIVRASEARLQQLQRGERLARATEQTQKLNAACDDNSGLATLDDAEETLARLQAYQNRCEVAASAMKEMNAASRPEIVIEKLADAGFGAPLGPSADDVLARLRERMNSAA from the coding sequence ATGTTCAATTCAATTCTGACGCTCATCCGCGGCCGGGCCTATGGTGGCGAGCAGGCATTCATCGATCGCAATGCGGTGCCGTTGCTGGCCCAGCAGATCCGCGACGCGGCCGGTGCCATTCAGTCGGCGCGGCGGGCGGTGGCGATCGCGATTGCGCAGAACGAGCAGGAAAAGAGCCAGCACGCGGCGATCGTCGGTCGCATCGCCGATCTGGAAACCCGCGCGGTTGCCGCGCTTCAAAAGGGCAGTGACGAGCTTGCCCGGCAAGCGGCCGAGGCGATCGCCCAGCTCGAAGCCGAGCGCGATGCTTCCGAGAAGGCGCAGGCGCAATTCACACAGACGATCGGCAAGCTCAAGGCAATAGTTCGCGCATCGGAAGCGCGCCTGCAGCAATTGCAGCGCGGCGAGCGCCTGGCGCGTGCCACAGAGCAGACGCAGAAGCTGAATGCCGCCTGCGATGACAATTCCGGCCTGGCAACGCTGGATGACGCTGAAGAGACGCTTGCCCGCCTTCAGGCCTATCAGAACCGCTGCGAAGTCGCCGCCTCGGCCATGAAGGAAATGAACGCTGCCAGCCGGCCCGAAATCGTTATCGAAAAGCTCGCCGATGCCGGCTTCGGCGCACCGCTTGGCCCTTCGGCCGACGACGTGCTTGCCCGCCTGCGCGAACGCATGAATTCAGCAGCCTGA
- a CDS encoding YiaA/YiaB family inner membrane protein, which translates to MNDSFQKHSQAWVSFSYISFGAAAFMLFVGLYMMPIDLWGKGYLAMGILMLVQTAVNVTKTIRDNSEADKLIRKVEDARTEKLLVKFNRDGQD; encoded by the coding sequence ATGAACGACAGCTTCCAGAAGCATTCCCAGGCTTGGGTCAGCTTCTCCTACATTTCCTTCGGCGCCGCCGCCTTCATGCTGTTCGTCGGTCTTTACATGATGCCGATCGATCTTTGGGGTAAAGGTTATCTCGCCATGGGCATCCTGATGCTGGTGCAGACGGCGGTCAACGTCACCAAGACGATCCGCGACAATAGCGAGGCTGACAAGCTGATCCGCAAGGTGGAGGATGCCCGCACGGAGAAGCTGCTGGTTAAGTTCAATCGTGACGGTCAGGACTAA